The following nucleotide sequence is from Chelmon rostratus isolate fCheRos1 chromosome 11, fCheRos1.pri, whole genome shotgun sequence.
AGCCTCCAGcctctttaaaggataactttggttttttacaacctggactttatttctaacattaaatacgaccatttactcacccagacaactttggtggcatgtggagtcgttttgaagacATTAGCCCcagatccatccatccatccatccattatcttccgcttatccgaggccgggtcgcgggggcagcagtctaagcagggatgcccagacttccctctccccagacacgtcctccagctcttccgggaggaccccgaggcgttcccaggccagccgagcgacatagtccctccagcgtgtcctgggtcttccccggggcctcttcccggtgggacatgcccagaacaccctcccaggaaggcgtccaggaggcattcggtaaagatgcccgagccacctcagctggctcctctcgacgtggaggagcagcggctctactctgagctcctcccgagtgacagagctcctcaccctatctctaagggagcgccctgccaccctgcggaggaaactcatttcagccgcttgtatccgagatcttgttctttcggtcatgacccaaagttcatgaccataggtaagggtgggaacgtagattgaccggtaaatcgagagctttgcctttcggctcagctccttcttcaccacgacggaccggtacaacgaccgcattactgcagccgccgcaccgatccgcctgtcaatctcacgttccatccttccctcactcgtaaacaagaccccaagatacttaaactcctccacttgaggcaggaactctcctccaacccagagggggcaaaccacccttttccggtcgagaaccatggcctcggacttggaggtgctgattctcatcctagccgcttcgcactcggctgcaaaccgccccaacacatgctggaggtcctggtttgaagaagccaacaggacaacatcatcctcaaaaagcagagatgagatcctgtggtccccaaaccagactccctccggcccttggctgtgcctagaaattctgtccataaaaataatgaacagaaccggtgacaaagggcagccctgccggagtccaacatgcactggaaacaggtctgacttactgccggcaatgcgaaccaagctcctgctccggtcatacagagaccggacggcccgtagtaaagggccccggactccatactcccgaagcacctcccacagaatgccacgagggacacggtcgaatgccttctccaaatccacaaaacacatgtggactggttgggcaaactcccatgaaccctcaagcaccctgcggagggtgtagagctggtccagtgttccacgaccaggacgaaaaccgcattgttcctcctgaatccgaggttcgactatcggccgaattctcctctccagcaccctggaatagactttaccagggaggctgagaagtgtgatccccctatagttggagcacatcctccggtcccccttcttaaatagagggaccaccaccccggtctgccagtccaagggtactgtccccaactgccacgcgatgttgcagaggcgtgtcagccaagacagccccacaacatccagagacttgaggtactcagggcggatctcatccacccccggtgccttggCACagaggagcttccgaactacctctgtaacctcagcctgagtaatggatgagccagcctctgggtccccagcccctgctccctctacggaaggcgtggcaatgggattgaggagatcctcaaagtactctttccaccgcccaacaatatccccagtcgaagtcaacagctccccgcctccactgtaaacagtattggcagggtactgcttcccccttctgaggcgccggacggtttgccagaatatccttgaggccgaccgataatcctcctccatggcctccccgaacttttcccatacccgagtttttgcttccacaactgcccgggctgcagcacgcttggcctgccggtacccgtcagctgcctcaggagtcccacgaaccaaccaggctcgataggactccttcttcttccctccttgaaccgccaccttattgtggtggaggggtttgagtactcgaatgatcctaggagctatgttgtccggggcttattgcccctggtagggtctcccaaggcaaacaggtcctaggtgacgggtcagactaagagcggttccaTAGCCCTAATGATAAAGTATAACAGACCTAGGAAGACCACGTCGCCCGGAttggcgttaccggggccccaccctggagccaggcctggggtcggggctcgcaggcgagcgcctggtggccgggcctttgcccacggggcccggccgggcacagcccgaaggagcgacgtgggcccgccctccagtaggcccatcacccgcagatcaggagggatcagaaggggccgatgcgatgggatttgggtggcagtcgtgggcgggggccccgacggcccaatccctggactcagaatctggcaatggggacatggaatgtcacctcgctgggggggaaggagcccgagctagtgcgggaggttgagcggtaccggctagagatagtcgggctcacctccacgcacagtctgggttctggaacccaactccttgagagaggctggactctcttctactctggagttgcccgcggtgagaggcggcgggctggtgtgggcttgctcatagctccccaccttagccgccatgtgttggagttttccccggtgaacgagagggttgctgccctacgccttcgggttggggacaggtgcctcactgttgtttcggcctagGGGCCGAacagcagtgtagagtacccacccttcttggagtcccTGGGAGGGGCGCTtgaaagtgctccgactggggactccattgttttactgggggacttcaacgctcacgtgggcagcgacagtgttacctggagaggcgtgattgggaggaacggcctccccgatctgaacccgagcggtgttctgttattggacttctgtgctagtcacagtttgtccataacgaacaccatgttcaagcataagggtgtccatcagtgcacgtggcaccaggacaccctaGGCCGGAGGTCGATGATCGACTTTGtagtcgtgtcatctgaccttcggccgtatgtcttggacactcgggtgaagagaggggctgagctgtcaactgatcaccacctggtggtgagttggatccgctggcggaggagaaagctggacagacttggcaggcccaaacgggtagtgagggtctgttgggaacgtctggcggaaccctctgtcagaggggttttcaactcacACCTCCGGGAGAACTTTGACCAGATaccgagggaggttggagacattgagtccgaatggaccatgttctccacctccattgttgacgcagctgttcggagctgtggcagaggagcagaggagcggcgcgtatatccgtataatgccagtactcggggcatccatgcagcctctatataacgcataatctgcggcgaaactcgttcatattccaatatttagttctgatatgctggtgctattcccctctgagccggcggtcggctagtttagctgtagtttggcacagctgtggttcattattgcgtattcgtagccaaccgccgcagagtcacagaggtttgggtgtcacTGACTCGACGAATCAGTCATTAAAGTGATCGATTGACAGTGACGCCGTTAACTTCTTGCAGCAGGTAGTCTTCCTCAGGTTGAGACTGCGGTCACCACGGTGACCGTGTCCCCGTCCCGCCCCTGAcgactgtgtgatgtgtgtttcaggagCGCTACAGACAGGACTGTAATCTGGCCGTCCAGCTGCTCAAGTGCAACAAGTCGCACTTCAGGAACCACAAGTTCGCCGACGTGAgtcagagagagtgtgtgtgtgtgtgtgtgtgtgtgtgtgtgtgtgtgtgtgtgtgtgtgtgtgtgtttacacactcAGCTGTTTCACCTGTTGTCTCTGACCTGACTCACTTCCTGGAAACACACTaacactctgtgtgtttgtctctctgtctgtctgtctctctctctctctgtctgtctgtctgtctctctgtcacagctGCCGTACGAGCTGCAGGACATGttgaacaaacacatgaagagcAGCCTGCCGGAGCAAGGCCCCGCCCCCGGCTCTCAGGACCCGGATACGCTCAGTTTGACTCCTGCTGACGTCGTGCCGACGTCCGTCATCGCCCGTGTTCTGGAGAAACCGGAGCCGCTGGTCCTGAACTCGGCCCAGTCCAGCAGCTGTGGCCGGCCCGTCGCCGAGGACGTCTTCGTCCACGTGGACATGACGGGCCCGGCGGGGGCCGAGGCCCGCGGGCGGGAGCACGGCGGCGGTCAGGACGCGGCGCAGCAGAACGGTTCCTGCCGCAGTCAGAGCAGTCTAGACGGGCAGTCGGGCGGCGAGGAGGCGACCGGGGCTCCGTCCTTTGAGAAGCTGAACCCGTACCCGGCGCCGCCGCCTCCCCACCCCCTGTACCCCGGCCGCAAGGTCATCGAGTTCTCGTCGGACGACAAAGTGAAGATTCCCAAAAACTCCCCGCTGCCGAACTGCACCTACGCCACCCGGCAGGCCATCTCTCTGAGCCTCGTCCAGAACGATGACGAGCGACTGGCCCCTGGcagccccgccccctcctcctcctccggcgGGGGGGTCCACCAACGCACGCCGCCGTCACAACGGGATGCCGCCAGCGAGCCGGTGTCCAGTCAGTCCAGCCCGTTCAGCAGCCCGCCGCAGGTACCAAACATTTACTCCTCACTGTGTCTCCTTCATCAcgctcatcttcatctgcatgtgacagcagctgtgtgtgtgtgtgtgcgtgtgtgtgtgtgtgtgtgtgtgtgtgtgtgtgtgtgtgtgtgtgtgtgtgtgtgtgtgttacatcaGTGCATCTGTCGGAGTTCATTTTCTGCCCTGAGTTTTGTCTGCAGGTGACCTCCACCTGTAACCTGACAGCTAAAACCCAGGGCTAAAGGATGCGGGTGCAGCGCTCACTGCTGCTCCATTTTATTGATGATGATTGAACATGTTGATCAGTTCTGTTTGTTATACTAACAATGTTGCCCCCCAGGCCCCCAGCATCCTGGCGAGCTCCGGCAGCTCAGAGGAGGACCTCCTGGCCAACTGGCAGCGGATGTTTGTGGAGAAGGTGGCGCCGTCCTGTGACGGCTCTATGGCTCACCGCACTTCCTTCAGCAGTCAGACAgctcaggagctgcagaggagaaggcCAGTCCCGGGGGGCGTGGCTTCGACCTCCTCCGACCGCCACAGGGCGGCGTACTCGGACGGCGAAGAGGGCTCGTCGGCGCGCAGCTGGACGCCGAGCCGCGGCTCCAGCCTCGACACGGACACGGACACGGAACCGAGGCCCAGCAGGAGGGGGCGCTACGGCGGCGGCAATGGCTCTACGGAGGAGGGCGAGAGGCTGCTGATGAACCTGGAAGACGACGGCTGCAGCGGGGACACGGTGGACACCGTGGACACCGTGGAGAACAACCCCGCTGACGCCCGCAGGGAGGagttagaggaggaggaggagaactcgtctgaggagagagacatCCTCCCCCACGACCTGCCCATCATCTCACCTCGCCTCCTGGACTTCGACCCCGCCCTCCCCGCCGCTGCCCCGCAGCGGCCGCAGAAGAGCCCGAAGAGAATGGGCGTGCACCACCTGCACCGCAAAGACAGCCTGACCCGAGCGCAGGAGCAAGGCACGCTGCTGGACTGACGCCCGCTGGCGACAGCCTGAGCCCCCCCTCACTCCCCACACTGTGCTCCCTCcgctgctgtctgtctccatggcaactggCCTGTCTCTCACAGAGATCAGAGGTCACGCCCAGCCAGGATATAGCCATACTCTATCGTATGCTGCCGAGCTCACCGcctgaccgtgtgtgtgtgtgtgtgtgtgtgtgtgtgtgtgtgtgtgtgtgtgtgtgtgtgtgtgtgtgtgtgtgtgtgtgagagagagagagaccatgtACATTTGGCCACACACTCTACTTTAATCATGTGTCCACTTACTTTTGCCTGATAGTGATCAGATGTCTCCGTACATACAACCATTATGTACTACTTGGCCAAAAGTATCCGGACAGCCGATTAAAGCAAAATACATTGATACTGGACAGAAAATTGTAAATAATCAGTATAAGAATCAATATTAGAAATCCCATATGAGTcttttctgagtgtgtgtgtgtgtgtgtgtgtgtgtgtgtgtgtgtgtgtgtggctgatcAGCAGCTGATAACCACCCTCAGTGATTGGTGCCCAGTGACTCAGTTGATCTGTTCTTGTTAAAATGGAATTAAATCAGAAGTTAAACtggaaactgtatttttttaaagatgaagaaatattagaaaacatttgatgtatttttgtaaaTTCTGACTAAAATCAACAGAAGACATTTTGGCTCTGTGGCCAAAAGTAAATGGACCCCCAGTCTACATCCTGTACTGCATTCTGTACTGCATCCTGTACTCTGCCCAAAACCTGACAAACTCAGAGCTCCTCCAAAATAAAACGGTTGTTTTAATGAAGGAGataaactgacagaaataaCTTATCGGTTCAGTTAATGTGCTGCTGATCGTTCAGGGTTTGGTTGGTGCGgtccacatacttttgtccATGTAAAGACTTTGATTggctgtaaataaaataattatttgtcCACCTGCTTTTGGCCACATAGTGAACTGATCAGATCAATACACACCAACATAACCTACATGGCCAAAACTATGTGGACGGTTGATTAAATTGTGAATTATCAGTATTAGAAGCACCATATCaattgtttgtatgtgtgtgtgtgtgtgtgtgtgtgtgtgtgtgtgaacagaaaaaaagaatagaaagaCTTTCTGGACGTCTCTGCCTTGTTTTCGTGATCAggagcttttattctgaaaagaacagaagacacacacctggataaacactcacacactcagactcagtgcctctgtctctctctctctgtctctgtctctctctctctctctgtctctgtctgtctctctgtctgtctctctctctgtctctgtctgtctgtctctctctgtctctctctctctgtctctctctctctctgtctccctgcctgtctctctctctctctatctctctctctctctctgtctgtctgtctctctctctctgtctttctctctctgtctctctctctgtctccctgtctgtctctctctctctctctggaagGTTGTGAGTACGACGCCTGAAGGtcaggcttttattttctcGTCTACACTAATCATTGACTTCCTGTCATGCTGTGTTATTATTAACCACCCGATTGGTTCGTTGGGGAGTCATCGAAGTCTGttgtgtgacctttgaccctcgCCGCCCCCTCCCTTTCACCAACATTCTGACTGTACCTGCAGGGGGCGGGGCCGGGGAGGAGCTCCCCCCACCTGGAATGTAACCatcaagttgtttttttgtttttctggagtATAAATACTAAGGACGTATTTTctgtttggatttgttttgtcGTTGATGTTGAAGTTTTTCTGTTCAAATGTTCTCATGAACTGTTGAAGCTCGTTAGCGCCAGAAACAGAAACCAGgttcttttcaaaataagacgCAGAGTGAAATCAGGAAGGACCAGAGAAGGAACCATCTGAGCTGATGTTTGATGGTCGGCctgaagcagaaacaaacagattgTAAAGATGAATTTTAAAGCTTCTTCTCTTTTAATGTGTGTCAGTCACAGCGACGCCTCAGCATTAGTAATTAGCATCTCGGTATCCTGGCGTGTGTTAGATATCAATCATCAGGTGTaactgcaggcagacagattTAAATGTGAGCAGATGTTTGAAGgtgaaaatgtttctctgaGACGTTCACAGCTGGACGTCAGCGAGAGATCatatcagagctgcagctgctggttcaAGGCTTTTAGTGGAGCCACAGCGGgactgttagctttagcttagaGGGTCAGTTCATCAGAATGTATTCAGACACTTTTATGAACGAGTCCGTTGGACCGTGGACCGTCTCCCGCGGACCGTGGACCGTGTCACGCGGACCGTGTCACTGACGCGTGTTAAACGTGACACCTGAGCTGACCGTGATGTTCTCACTGAGCGTCTCGTCGCAGCTGAACGCTCCTCGTCCGTCTTCTGTTTCTGGCACTGCCGAGCCTCCGTACCTTCGGCtcgttcttcttctgtggttgaTTGAATGTCGGCTCGCTGCCTCTCTCACAGCTCTCTGATTGTGACGCTCGCCGAGGACCGGTGATCTCCGATCGATCGGCCGATTGATCGCAGGTTGTCGTGGTCTTACGGAGTCTGACGTGATGAAACAAGCTGAACTCGTTCCTCTGCGGTGTTTCAGcctttgtgtgttcacaggaaGTGATCGATTATTGATCCGCTCTGAACTCggtttgttttgtattaaagCTTCAGTCTGTGATCAGTGTGTCGGCGCGCTGAAGATCAAACAGTATTGATCTGTACGATCAGCTCTTTCATTTTTGGTGAATTAATTAGCGGTATTGATCACAAATTACTGATCTTATTATTAAAACAGTATTGATTTAGCTTACTGTGGGATGATGAGATCTAGAAGACGCACACGAGCACCATTCACAGACGAGCTTCACGACCGCGTGGTGTGACAACACTGCCGTCACTTCTGGTGCATTATGGGACATCGGTGCTGTCAGAGTGCATGATGGGACACAGACAGACTATTGATGTAGTgagaaaactttattgatccccaaaCATGTTACagctgaacaggaagtggagcccgataacagacagaaagaaatgagaacCACAGGAGGGTCGGTCGGAGCTGCTGTGGAGCTTTTTACTGCGTCACATGGTCTTCCTCAGACGCTGTCATCGTAAAACTGCGGCTATTTAAACTTAAAGGAGTTCTTCAAAACAAAACGATCCAAtgtaaatgtgatcatttattaaaacagagaaactgaacaGCTGAGCGTTCAGTGCCAGCACAggtttagcctagcttagcacaaagactggatgCTGAGGGAAACTAAATCGAGAGGACATCCACCTTTAAAAATTCTGAAG
It contains:
- the tjap1 gene encoding tight junction-associated protein 1, which encodes MTSAAPARKPYRKAPPQHRETRHALPVAPPPPAPQHDISQEALSDSDRIRILQQQNEDLQRRLSLSTHKMEAMEAEFDGSRHYMEAELSRTRDDLDKMRDKFRRLQNSYTASQRANQDLEEKLHALLRKVERDKKTMDQEIVELTNKLLDAKNTIDRLEELNERYRQDCNLAVQLLKCNKSHFRNHKFADLPYELQDMLNKHMKSSLPEQGPAPGSQDPDTLSLTPADVVPTSVIARVLEKPEPLVLNSAQSSSCGRPVAEDVFVHVDMTGPAGAEARGREHGGGQDAAQQNGSCRSQSSLDGQSGGEEATGAPSFEKLNPYPAPPPPHPLYPGRKVIEFSSDDKVKIPKNSPLPNCTYATRQAISLSLVQNDDERLAPGSPAPSSSSGGGVHQRTPPSQRDAASEPVSSQSSPFSSPPQAPSILASSGSSEEDLLANWQRMFVEKVAPSCDGSMAHRTSFSSQTAQELQRRRPVPGGVASTSSDRHRAAYSDGEEGSSARSWTPSRGSSLDTDTDTEPRPSRRGRYGGGNGSTEEGERLLMNLEDDGCSGDTVDTVDTVENNPADARREELEEEEENSSEERDILPHDLPIISPRLLDFDPALPAAAPQRPQKSPKRMGVHHLHRKDSLTRAQEQGTLLD